In Verrucomicrobiota bacterium, a single window of DNA contains:
- a CDS encoding hydrolase: protein MNTPHDIECCPKFDPRPWEGRVITWDKKPFLQARVRSFLHIPLNFGSVMKQSMAIIEAAGATPDEMIVLSDEKSLWGAEVYIAITKDIPGAQTTTLSGTYLTKVFEGPYRNMRNWIEEMKSFVKSKGKNLQKLYFFYTTCPKCAKQHGKNYVVIFARV from the coding sequence ATGAACACACCCCACGACATTGAATGCTGCCCCAAGTTTGATCCCCGCCCGTGGGAGGGCCGGGTGATCACTTGGGATAAGAAACCGTTTCTGCAAGCCCGCGTGCGCAGCTTCCTCCACATTCCCCTGAACTTCGGGTCCGTGATGAAGCAGAGCATGGCGATCATCGAAGCCGCCGGGGCCACTCCGGACGAGATGATTGTCTTGTCGGATGAGAAATCGCTCTGGGGCGCGGAGGTGTATATCGCGATCACGAAGGATATCCCGGGAGCACAGACCACCACATTGTCAGGAACCTACCTCACCAAAGTGTTTGAAGGCCCGTATCGGAACATGAGGAATTGGATCGAGGAAATGAAGTCCTTCGTGAAGAGCAAAGGGAAAAACCTTCAAAAACTATATTTCTTTTATACGACTTGCCCGAAATGCGCGAAACAGCACGGCAAGAACTACGTGGTTATTTTTGCCCGAGTTTGA